Proteins co-encoded in one Arachis hypogaea cultivar Tifrunner chromosome 13, arahy.Tifrunner.gnm2.J5K5, whole genome shotgun sequence genomic window:
- the LOC112735502 gene encoding uncharacterized protein, producing MEIPDLDPAVHLHALKAGLRPGKFRETIVVTKLKTLEEFRERVAGQMEIEELYEAKKMERKQPKREDDRTTISANVKDIRKPFRLTPKFDNYTKFNTRREKIIKEILNAKIIKPPVRAGNYQDQRFVDKSKHYAFHQKYGHTTDECVIAKDLLERLARQGLLDKYIEGRKHKEDNKDREERRQVAGHKEENKWSNKNPPKSVINCISGGFAGGGEITSARKRSYRAMLAIEGTKSQNNKGASDLNITFSQEDICSAAPNLDDPVVISIQTGELLVRKVLMDPGSSADVLFYSTFLKMKLSEKLMQPSSGELVGFSGERVPIKGYIWLKTMIGEDSLSQTIDMQYLVVDCPSPYNIILGRPALNMFRAVVSTFHLCVKFQAQDGRIATVHSDRQQAWQCYNASLKRSATKQEFHQEVKAIHSTNEVLSLAELDPREDTQERPQPADELIKVQLTTKPEQVTYIGQALQGQQRI from the coding sequence ATGGAGATACCCGATCTAGATCCCGCCGTCCACTTGCATGCACTAAAGGCCGGACTCCGACCCGGAAAATTTAGAGAAACAATCGTGGTTACTAAGCTGAAGACACTGGAAGAATTCCGAGAAAGGGTGGCAGGACAGATGGAGATAGAAGAACTCTACGAGGCcaaaaaaatggagagaaaacaACCAAAAAGAGAAGATGACAGAACCACAATATCGGCAAACGTCAAAGACATCAGAAAACCTTTCAGGCTAACCCCAAAATTCGACAACTACACCAAATTCAACACAAGGAGAGAAAAGATAATTAAAGAAATCCTCAACGCTAAGATCATAAAACCACCAGTAAGGGCAGGAAACTACCAAGATCAGCGCTTTGTCGACAAAAGCAAACACTACGCTTTTCATCAGAAGTATGGGCATACAACTGATGAGTGCGTGATAGCTAAGGATCTGCTAGAAAGACTGGCTCGGCAAGGCCTCCTCGACAAATACATTGAAGGGAGAAAGCACAAAGAGGACAACAAGGACCGAGAAGAGCGTCGTCAAGTTGCAGGACACAAGGAGGAAAACAAATGGTCAAACAAAAATCCACCTAAAAGTGTCATAAACTGTATATCCGGAGGATTCGCCGGAGGAGGTGAGATAACTTCGGCACGAAAACGAAGCTACCGCGCAATGTTAGCAATCGAAGgaacaaaatcacaaaacaacAAAGGCGCGTCCGACCTCAACATCACCTTCAGCCAGGAGGATATATGCTCGGCAGCACcaaacttggacgacccagtggtaATTTCCATCCAAACGGGCGAGTTATTGGTAAGAAAAGTCCTTATGGACCCAGGTAGCAGTGCCgatgttcttttttattctactttcCTAAAAATGAAATTATCTGAAAAACTCATGCAACCCTCATCCGGAGAACTGGTAGGATTCTCCGGAGAAAGGGTCCCGATCAAAGGATACATATGGTTAAAAACAATGATAGGAGAGGATTCTCTGTCGCAAACCATTGACATGCAATATTTGGTAGTTGACTGCCCAAGCCCTTACAATATTATTCTCGGAAGGCCTGCTCTGAACATGTTCAGGGCAGTAGTATCCACTTTTCATCTATGTGTTAAATTTCAGGCACAGGACGGCAGAATAGCTACAGTCCACTCAGATCGTCAACAAGCTTGGCAGTGCTACAACGCAAGTCTGAAAAGGTCGGCCACAAAACAGGAGTTCCATCAAGAAGTCAAAGCAATTCACAGCACGAACGAGGTATTGTCCCTAGCAGAGCTTGACCCCAGAGAAGACACCCAAGAAAGACCTCAGCCAGCGGACGAGCTCATAAAGGTCCAACTGACTACAAAGCCAGAACAAGTCACATACATCGGCCAAGCACTCCAGGGACAACAAAGAATATAA
- the LOC112733824 gene encoding uncharacterized protein isoform X2: MQCSANVVHCPCSTFSPQTLSTKAFSFQFHPTFKLTSQQQQQQQHKITYPQPPEQRRTCSDGYGNSKKVITSVSNPFVKHCLKLRNSSSYRRSHGSVLVVGSTPIREIYRFQDSFQDENITMECLILLDKAEISSGLDKSAASIVHASPTVMKKISGLQSTDSTDAIAIMKIPASFFNVDDHQKKEDCKKWFLSTHRILVLDGIQDPGNLGTLLRSAVAFRWDGVFLLPGSCDPFNEKALRASRGASFQLPIVSGSWSHLDSLIEEFQMKLLAGHPEHEGQRRKWPFGKIPAGM; this comes from the exons ATGCAATGCAGCGCGAACGTTGTTCACTGTCCTTGTTCCACTTTCTCTCCTCAAACTCTCTCAACAAAAGCATTCTCTTTTCAGTTTCACCCAACTTTCAAACTTACTTCgcaacaacagcagcagcagcagcacaaAATCACTTACCCACAGCCACCAGAACAACGAAGAACCTGTTCTGATGGTTATGGAAATTCGAAGAAGGTGATAACGAGTGTTTCGAACCCTTTCGTGAAGCACTGCCTCAAGCTCCGCAACAGCTCTTCTTATCGCCGCTCTCATGGCTCCGTTCTTGTTGTGGGCTCCACACCCATTAG AGAAATATACAGGTTTCAAGACTCATTCCAAGATGAAAATATAACAATGGAATGTTTGATTCTTCTTGATAAAGCTGAAATTTCCAGTGGGTTGGATAAATCCGCAGCTTCTATTGTGCATGCAAGCCCAACGGTGATGAAAAAAATTTCAGGACTGCAATCGACTGACTCTACTGATGCAATTGCCATAATGAAGATTCCTGCTAGTTTTTTCAATGTAGATGATCATCAAAAGAAAGAAGATTGCAAGAAGTGGTTTCTTTCTACACATCGGATTTTAGTTCTTGATGGGATTCAG GACCCTGGTAACCTCGGCACATTACTCCGATCAGCTGTTGCCTTTAGATGG GATGGAGTTTTTCTTCTTCCAGGCAGCTGCGATCCATTCAACGAGAAAGCTCTCCGAGCTAGCCGAGGTGCATCCTTTCAGCTCCCCATTGTTTCCGGTAGTTGGAGTCATCTGGATTCTCTCATAGAAGAATTTCAAATGAAGTTGCTTGCTGGGCATCCTGAGCATGAAGG GCAGCGAAGGAAGTGGCCTTTCGGAAAAATCCCTGCAGGCATGTGA
- the LOC112733824 gene encoding uncharacterized protein isoform X1: MQCSANVVHCPCSTFSPQTLSTKAFSFQFHPTFKLTSQQQQQQQHKITYPQPPEQRRTCSDGYGNSKKVITSVSNPFVKHCLKLRNSSSYRRSHGSVLVVGSTPIREIYRFQDSFQDENITMECLILLDKAEISSGLDKSAASIVHASPTVMKKISGLQSTDSTDAIAIMKIPASFFNVDDHQKKEDCKKWFLSTHRILVLDGIQDPGNLGTLLRSAVAFRWDGVFLLPGSCDPFNEKALRASRGASFQLPIVSGSWSHLDSLIEEFQMKLLAGHPEHEGLVKPVSLLSPGFCYSLLDMPLCLVLGSEGSGLSEKSLQACELVSIAMAGEYESLNVSVAGGIFLYMLQPNNT, translated from the exons ATGCAATGCAGCGCGAACGTTGTTCACTGTCCTTGTTCCACTTTCTCTCCTCAAACTCTCTCAACAAAAGCATTCTCTTTTCAGTTTCACCCAACTTTCAAACTTACTTCgcaacaacagcagcagcagcagcacaaAATCACTTACCCACAGCCACCAGAACAACGAAGAACCTGTTCTGATGGTTATGGAAATTCGAAGAAGGTGATAACGAGTGTTTCGAACCCTTTCGTGAAGCACTGCCTCAAGCTCCGCAACAGCTCTTCTTATCGCCGCTCTCATGGCTCCGTTCTTGTTGTGGGCTCCACACCCATTAG AGAAATATACAGGTTTCAAGACTCATTCCAAGATGAAAATATAACAATGGAATGTTTGATTCTTCTTGATAAAGCTGAAATTTCCAGTGGGTTGGATAAATCCGCAGCTTCTATTGTGCATGCAAGCCCAACGGTGATGAAAAAAATTTCAGGACTGCAATCGACTGACTCTACTGATGCAATTGCCATAATGAAGATTCCTGCTAGTTTTTTCAATGTAGATGATCATCAAAAGAAAGAAGATTGCAAGAAGTGGTTTCTTTCTACACATCGGATTTTAGTTCTTGATGGGATTCAG GACCCTGGTAACCTCGGCACATTACTCCGATCAGCTGTTGCCTTTAGATGG GATGGAGTTTTTCTTCTTCCAGGCAGCTGCGATCCATTCAACGAGAAAGCTCTCCGAGCTAGCCGAGGTGCATCCTTTCAGCTCCCCATTGTTTCCGGTAGTTGGAGTCATCTGGATTCTCTCATAGAAGAATTTCAAATGAAGTTGCTTGCTGGGCATCCTGAGCATGAAGGGTTAGTCAAGCCAGTTTCTTTGCTTTCTCCAGGCTTTTGTTATTCCTTATTAGACATGCCATTGTGCTTGGTTTTAGGCAGCGAAGGAAGTGGCCTTTCGGAAAAATCCCTGCAGGCATGTGAGCTTGTAAGCATTGCAATGGCTGGAGAATATGAGTCACTTAATGTTTCTGTTGCTGGTGGAATTTTCTTGTATATGCTTCAGCCAAACAATACATGA